The proteins below come from a single Corylus avellana chromosome ca3, CavTom2PMs-1.0 genomic window:
- the LOC132176370 gene encoding probable DEAD-box ATP-dependent RNA helicase 48: MYSSILLERHRTFSKLCALIFTRPMGGGPRTFPGGVNKWQWKRMHEKRAREKEKNLLEQEKQIYQARIRSQIRVQVAGKTDSNPTTDPSTGHGPMSPTDHIKALANRFMREGAEDLWNEDDGPLKSTPPRGPDRQSGFTGSNGRRGAIGSPIDLRRLVSEGRENANLTNLNRNSVNERNYSVQRRRRFRRNGSSESSDDDSDYRPVVSEPVRPFARNLAGNRNDTNSKNAKFCRDNESSGSDDSGFKGESKRYFAGNSSLKWPRLSVDGEEGLKDENEGVRGGRGVRKVVGSSASLGKYDVKITKRVPLRSLEEECDFSGDVELIRRELSKRRSLVENGREKGEESVLSKKRFDECGISPLTVKAFSAAGYVQMTRVQEATLSVCLEGKDALVKAKTGTGKTAAFLLPTIEAVLKATSENTVQRVPPIYALILCPMRELASQIAAEAKVMLKYHDGIGVQTLVGGTRFKEDQKQLESDPCQIIVATPGRLLDHIENRSGLSVRLMGLKMLVLDEADHLLDLGFRKDMEKIVDCLPRERQSLLFSATIPKEVRRISQLVLKREHAFIDTVGLGCVETPTQVLQFCLVASHELHSQIVYHLLKEHISQSPDYKVVVFCTTGMVTSLMYLLLREMKMNVREIHSRKPQLYRTRVSDEFRASKRLILVTSDVSTRGINYPDVTLVIQIGIPSDREQYIHRLGRTGREGKEGEGILLLAPWEEYFLDEIKDLPLEKVPLPHLDPEIKLKIEDSLAKVDGSVKEAAYHAWLGYYNSIKEIGRDKTTLVELANQFCQSIGLQKPPALFRKTALKMGLKGIPGIRTRN; encoded by the exons ATGTACTCTTCGATCCTTCTGGAGCGTCATAGAACCTTCTCGAAGCTCTGCGCTCTCATCTTCACGCGCCCCATGGGCGGCGGGCCACGCACCTTCCCCGGCGGCGTAAACAAGTGGCAATGGAAGCGCATGCACGAGAAGCGAgccagagagaaagagaagaaccTGCTTGAGCAGGAAAAGCAGATCTACCAGGCCCGAATCCGCTCCCAAATCCGTGTACAAGTCGCTGGGAAAACCGACTCGAATCCAACCACTGACCCGTCCACCGGTCACGGCCCGATGAGCCCCACCGACCACATAAAGGCCCTAGCCAACCGCTTCATGAGAGAAGGAGCCGAAGATTTGTGGAACGAGGACGACGGTCCGTTGAAGTCCACTCCGCCGCGTGGACCGGACCGGCAGTCGGGGTTCACTGGGTCGAACGGACGGAGGGGAGCGATCGGGTCGCCGATCGATTTGAGGAGGCTGGTATCGGAAGGGCGGGAAAATGCGAATTTGACAAACCTCAACCGCAATTCCGTAAATGAAAGGAACTACTCCGTGCAGAGGCGGAGGCGGTTTCGGCGAAACGGGAGCTCAGAGAGCTCCGACGACGACTCGGATTACCGTCCGGTGGTGAGCGAGCCGGTCAGGCCATTCGCGAGGAATTTGGCGGGAAACCGGAATGATACGAATTCCAAAAATGCGAAATTCTGTAGGGATAATGAGAGTTCTGGGAGCGATGATTCGGGTTTCAAGGGAGAGTCAAAGAGGTATTTCGCTGGAAATTCGAGTTTGAAGTGGCCGAGGCTGAGTGTGGATGGAGAGGAGGGATTGAAGGATGAGAATGAGGGAGTGAGAGGTGGGAGGGGAGTGAGGAAGGTGGTGGGGAGTAGTGCTTCTCTGGGGAAGTATGATGTGAAGATAACGAAGAGGGTGCCGCTGCGGTCGTTGGAGGAGGAGTGTGATTTTTCGGGGGACGTGGAGTTGATAAGGCGTGAGCTTAGCAAGAGGAGGAGTTTGGTTGAGAATGGGAGGGAGAAGGGTGAGGAATCGGTTCTTAGTAAGAAAAG ATTTGATGAGTGTGGTATATCCCCATTGACAGTCAAGGCATTTTCTGCTGCTGGATATGTTCAAATGACACGGGTACAGGAGGCTACTCTATCTGTTTGCCTTGAGG GCAAGGATGCTTTGGTGAAAGCTAAAACTGGTACTGGCAAAACTGCAGCTTTTTTG CTTCCTACCATTGAAGCAGTTCTAAAGGCTACAAGTGAAAATACTGTTCAACGGGTGCCTCCAATTTATGCTCTTATTCTCTGCCCAATGAGGGAACTTGCAAGTCAGATTGCTGCAGAAGCGAAGGTTATGCTAAAGTACCATGATGGCATAGGTGTGCAAACGCTAGTTGGAGGTACACGTTTCAAAGAGGACCAGAAACAACTAGAATCAGATCCATGCCAG ATAATAGTTGCAACTCCTGGTAGGTTGCTGGACCACATTGAAAATAGGTCTGGCTTGTCTGTCCGTTTGATGGGATTGAAGATGCTTGTCCTTGATGAAGCTGATCACTTACTAGACCTGGGATTTCGGAAGGACATGGAGAAGATTGTTGATTGTTTGCCCCGTGAGAGACAGTCCCTTTTGTTTTCTGCAACCATCCCGAAAGAG GTTCGCCGAATATCTCAacttgttttgaaaagagaacaTGCTTTTATTGACACAGTGGGTCTGGGTTGTGTAGAAACTCCTACTCAG GTTCTGCAGTTTTGTCTTGTTGCTTCGCATGAATTACATTCTCAAATAGTGTATCATCTTTTGAAGGAACATATCTCGCAATCACCTGACTACAAG GTTGTTGTCTTTTGTACAACTGGGATGGTAACATCACTTATGTATCTACTTCTACgggaaatgaaaatgaatgttAGGGAGATACATTCTAGAAAGCCCCAGCTTTACAGAACTCGTGTATCTGATGAATTTAGGGCATCCAAGCGGCTGATTCTTGTCACATCTGATGTTTCAACACGTGGAATTAATTACCCTGATGTTACTTTGGTCATCCAG ATAGGAATTCCTTCTGACCGGGAACAGTATATACATCGCCTTGGAAGAACTGGACGGGAAGGCAAGGAAGGGGAAGGCATATTGTTGCTTGCACCATGGGAAGAATATTTCTTAGATGAAATTAAAGACCTGCCTCTTGAGAAAGTTCCTTTACCGCATTTGGATCCAGAGATAAAGTTAAAG ATTGAAGATTCGTTGGCAAAGGTCGACGGCAGTGTTAAAGAAGCAGCATATCATGCTTGGCTTGGCTATTATAACTCAATCAAGGAAATTGGGAGGGATAAGACCACTCTTGTTGAATTAGCCAACCAATTTTGTCAGTCAATTGGTTTACAGAAGCCTCCTGCGCTCTTTAGGAAGACAGCTCTTAAAATGGGTTTGAAAGGTATCCCAGGCATACGAACTAGGAATTAA